One part of the Vicia villosa cultivar HV-30 ecotype Madison, WI linkage group LG6, Vvil1.0, whole genome shotgun sequence genome encodes these proteins:
- the LOC131613379 gene encoding protein MAINTENANCE OF MERISTEMS-like yields MHVVGAACFVDKSVRYVDVAYLRYFMDLDTVHQWNWGSATLAYLYQKLNEASNWRTRQLVGSCTLLTSWIISYFSRIHGFHIDPAYVDAMPRAARYALQRGNDAVGPYRLYLDRTMHDDVTWRPFVDYAQIVPFDGIALYSGWLACGTGIMVRYLPE; encoded by the exons atgcatgtggtaggcgctgcatgctttgtggacaagagtgtcaggtacgtcgacgtggcctacctccgctatttcatggacctggataccgttcaccagtggaactgggggtcagctactctggcatatctctaccagaagctgaatgaggcctccaactggaggacgaggcagttggtcggatcctgcacactgcttacg agctggatcatctcctacttctcccgcatccacggctttcacatagatcctgcgtacgtggacgccatgcccagggccgccagatacgctctccagagggggaacgatgcggtgggaccataccgtctgtacttggaccgcacgatgcacgacgacgtcacctggaggccgttcgtcgactacgctcagattgtcccctttgacggcattgctctatattcaggctggttggcatgcgggaccggcatcatggttcgatatctccctga ATAA